The Euzebyales bacterium genome has a window encoding:
- a CDS encoding type II toxin-antitoxin system RelE/ParE family toxin, which translates to MKLLVRPAAVDDIRAARDRYADADRRLDEQLVEDLDRLFALLEAFPRSAPVVEGYESIRRALLRRFPYAVFYRLTEPDRIDV; encoded by the coding sequence GTGAAACTGCTTGTTCGGCCGGCAGCGGTCGACGACATCCGCGCTGCGCGCGACCGCTACGCGGATGCGGACCGACGACTCGACGAGCAGTTGGTGGAGGATCTGGATCGGCTGTTCGCGCTCTTGGAGGCCTTCCCCCGCAGCGCTCCGGTCGTCGAGGGATACGAGTCGATCCGGCGGGCGCTGCTGCGACGGTTCCCGTACGCCGTGTTCTACCGGCTCACCGAACCCGACCGCATCGATGTG